In a single window of the Verrucomicrobiia bacterium genome:
- a CDS encoding DUF3309 family protein: MNPSRLVLVLLIILIIAALPAWPYSSGWGYYPSGGLGLVVVILLVLLLLGRL; the protein is encoded by the coding sequence ATGAATCCTTCACGACTGGTATTGGTTCTATTGATTATCCTCATCATCGCCGCGCTGCCCGCGTGGCCGTATAGCAGCGGGTGGGGATACTATCCCAGCGGCGGACTCGGACTCGTGGTAGTGATTCTGCTCGTGCTGCTATTGCTCGGAAGATTATGA
- the ureG gene encoding urease accessory protein UreG, whose protein sequence is MSAGHHHHGPDGHTHEHLEHPGRFGEREQPLTRDFAQRAFTVGVGGPVGSGKTALMLALCRELRERMNIAAVTNDIFTKEDGEFLVRHQALEAERIRAVETGGCPHAAIREDISANLLALEELQRHFKPELMLLESGGDNLAAHFSRELADFTVYVIDVAGGDKIPRKGGPGITQADLLVINKTDLAPAVGADLEVMARDARRMRGDGPVVFAQVKHGPGVDAIIEHILHAWRHANSVAHTH, encoded by the coding sequence TCACGAACACCTGGAACATCCGGGACGCTTCGGTGAACGCGAACAACCTTTGACGCGAGATTTCGCTCAACGCGCTTTCACTGTCGGCGTTGGCGGCCCGGTGGGCAGTGGCAAGACGGCGTTGATGCTGGCGCTGTGCCGGGAATTGCGCGAGCGAATGAATATCGCCGCCGTGACGAATGATATTTTTACGAAAGAAGACGGCGAATTTTTGGTGCGGCATCAGGCGTTGGAAGCCGAGCGTATTCGCGCCGTCGAGACGGGCGGTTGTCCGCACGCCGCGATTCGCGAGGACATCTCGGCCAATCTGCTCGCGCTGGAAGAACTGCAACGCCATTTCAAACCGGAATTAATGCTGCTGGAATCCGGCGGCGATAATCTGGCCGCGCATTTCAGCCGCGAACTGGCTGACTTCACGGTGTACGTGATTGATGTTGCGGGCGGCGATAAAATTCCCCGCAAAGGCGGCCCTGGAATCACGCAGGCGGACTTGCTGGTGATCAATAAAACCGACCTCGCCCCGGCGGTCGGCGCCGACCTTGAGGTAATGGCCCGTGACGCCCGGCGCATGCGCGGCGATGGCCCGGTGGTGTTTGCGCAGGTCAAGCACGGTCCCGGCGTGGATGCCATCATCGAGCATATCCTTCATGCCTGGCGGCACGCGAATTCCGTGGCGCATACGCACTAG
- a CDS encoding family 10 glycosylhydrolase: MVCNIRAFTLVIIAALYVSFSARAGNYVPVVMDPPAVEREFRGAWVATVGNIDWPSKPGLTVKQQQDEFLAILDRAVKLHLNAIVFQVRPACDAMYSSKLEPWSGYLSGTMGAAPQPFYDPLEFAVTEAHRRGLELHAWFNPFRAALLPAKMPMSSNHISHTHPDWVRKYGTMLWLDPGEKKVQDYSLRVVMDVVRRYDIDGVHFDDYFYPYKEQDAQHRDLEFPDEASWKKYGAGGKLSHEDWRRENVNTFVRHVYESIKETKPWVKFGIAPFGIWQPGYPAQIKGFNAYNVLYGDSRKWLTNGWVDYLAPQLYWAIAPPDQSFPVLLKWWEEQNPKHRNIWPGLDSERVGGKWAAFEIINQIKTTRELSGSSAGSIHWADHTLMSNRGNLATELENGPYSAPALIPSSPWLEKKAPGKPKLMVDGHDQVNWQPAAFDKISAWVVQTKANGSWRTAILPGDARHQPLTDSPEIVAVTAIDRCGVASPAMVVKRSDAK, encoded by the coding sequence ATGGTTTGTAACATCCGCGCCTTCACTCTAGTCATCATCGCTGCACTTTATGTGAGCTTCAGCGCTCGCGCGGGGAATTACGTTCCGGTGGTGATGGATCCGCCGGCGGTGGAACGGGAATTTCGCGGCGCGTGGGTGGCGACGGTGGGAAATATTGACTGGCCTTCCAAACCGGGCCTGACGGTCAAGCAGCAACAGGACGAATTCCTCGCCATCCTTGATCGCGCGGTCAAATTGCATTTGAACGCCATCGTCTTTCAAGTCCGCCCGGCGTGCGATGCCATGTATTCCTCCAAACTCGAACCGTGGTCAGGTTATCTCAGCGGCACGATGGGCGCGGCGCCGCAACCATTTTATGATCCGCTGGAGTTTGCCGTCACCGAAGCGCATCGCCGCGGGTTGGAACTGCATGCCTGGTTTAATCCGTTTCGCGCCGCGCTGCTCCCGGCGAAAATGCCGATGTCTTCGAATCACATCAGCCACACCCATCCCGATTGGGTGCGCAAATACGGAACGATGCTTTGGCTCGACCCCGGCGAGAAGAAAGTGCAGGACTATTCGTTGCGCGTGGTGATGGATGTCGTGCGGCGCTATGACATAGATGGCGTCCATTTCGACGATTATTTTTATCCCTACAAGGAACAGGACGCCCAGCATCGCGACCTGGAATTTCCCGACGAGGCAAGTTGGAAAAAATACGGTGCGGGCGGCAAACTCAGCCACGAAGATTGGCGTCGCGAAAATGTGAATACCTTCGTACGCCACGTCTATGAGTCTATTAAGGAGACGAAGCCTTGGGTGAAATTTGGCATCGCGCCTTTCGGCATTTGGCAACCCGGTTATCCCGCTCAAATCAAGGGTTTCAACGCCTACAATGTCCTTTACGGCGATTCGCGTAAGTGGTTGACGAATGGCTGGGTGGATTATCTCGCGCCGCAGCTTTACTGGGCTATCGCGCCGCCGGATCAAAGTTTTCCCGTGCTCTTAAAATGGTGGGAGGAACAAAATCCGAAGCATCGCAACATCTGGCCCGGCCTTGATTCGGAACGCGTGGGGGGAAAATGGGCCGCGTTTGAAATCATCAATCAAATTAAGACTACCCGCGAGTTGAGTGGCAGTTCGGCGGGCTCCATTCATTGGGCCGATCACACTCTAATGTCGAATCGTGGCAACTTGGCAACTGAATTGGAAAATGGCCCTTACTCCGCACCTGCGCTTATTCCTTCCTCGCCGTGGCTGGAAAAAAAAGCTCCCGGAAAACCCAAGCTGATGGTGGACGGGCACGATCAGGTCAACTGGCAGCCGGCGGCGTTCGATAAAATTTCCGCCTGGGTGGTTCAGACGAAAGCCAACGGAAGCTGGCGCACGGCCATTCTTCCCGGCGACGCGCGGCATCAGCCTCTCACAGACTCACCTGAAATCGTGGCGGTGACGGCCATTGATCGTTGCGGAGTGGCAAGTCCGGCGATGGTCGTCAAGCGGTCAGACGCGAAATAA
- a CDS encoding VOC family protein: MSTENNYLVQPHLNFDGRCEEAIEFYQKAIGAEVAMMFRFKDSPDKSMCTPTSPDKIMHARIRIGETLIQVSDGRCQGKETFSGFALSITVHSEAEVERLCNGLATGGQVVMPPARTFFSERFGMVTDKFGVSWMILVKPASM, encoded by the coding sequence ATGAGCACAGAAAATAATTATTTAGTTCAACCTCACTTGAATTTCGACGGCCGTTGCGAGGAGGCCATCGAGTTTTATCAAAAGGCGATCGGCGCGGAGGTGGCGATGATGTTTCGCTTCAAGGATTCTCCCGACAAATCCATGTGCACGCCAACTTCTCCCGACAAAATAATGCACGCGCGAATCCGCATTGGTGAGACGCTGATTCAGGTTTCAGACGGACGTTGCCAGGGCAAGGAAACTTTCTCGGGATTCGCGTTGTCCATCACTGTGCATAGCGAAGCCGAAGTGGAACGGCTTTGCAACGGTTTGGCCACGGGGGGACAGGTTGTGATGCCGCCCGCCAGGACTTTCTTCTCCGAGCGCTTCGGAATGGTCACGGATAAATTCGGCGTTTCATGGATGATTTTGGTGAAGCCCGCAAGCATGTGA
- a CDS encoding sigma-70 family RNA polymerase sigma factor: MIDAVIKPIDRVPETLRMTIESLLAAGDAAEARRLMADATALNEQKFQGESWARLQDANLWPDAWLIAAIRCEPPDGPALDVLVDRYWKKLFARCQVMTLNSQKASDLAQEAWCRVLRARRSLKPDGNFPAYLLTIATNLWRDNCRSARRAGPMAEGRLASLEAEIASDTGENGRLADFLPDLKTIRHVESTLLKLDIDEALGRLDTLLHEILVARYIAGESCAEIGLRYGRTEQTISAWVREGVRQMKIHLEDSRPVDPETVAT, translated from the coding sequence ATGATTGACGCCGTCATCAAACCCATTGACCGAGTGCCTGAGACGTTGCGCATGACCATCGAGTCATTGCTCGCGGCTGGGGATGCCGCCGAAGCTCGCCGTTTGATGGCCGATGCGACAGCGCTGAACGAGCAGAAGTTTCAGGGCGAGAGTTGGGCCCGTTTGCAGGATGCCAATTTGTGGCCGGACGCCTGGTTGATCGCCGCCATTCGCTGCGAACCGCCCGACGGTCCCGCGCTTGATGTATTAGTGGATCGTTACTGGAAAAAGCTTTTTGCGCGCTGCCAGGTGATGACCTTGAATTCCCAAAAAGCCAGCGATCTGGCACAGGAAGCGTGGTGCCGCGTCTTGCGCGCGCGCCGTTCGCTTAAGCCCGACGGTAATTTCCCCGCCTATCTTCTGACCATAGCGACGAACCTGTGGCGTGATAATTGCCGCTCGGCCCGCCGCGCCGGGCCGATGGCCGAAGGCCGACTGGCTTCGCTCGAAGCCGAGATCGCCAGCGACACCGGAGAAAATGGCCGGCTTGCGGACTTTCTGCCGGACTTGAAAACGATTCGCCACGTCGAAAGCACGCTGCTCAAGCTGGATATTGATGAGGCGTTGGGCCGGCTGGACACATTGCTGCACGAAATCCTTGTGGCGCGTTACATCGCGGGCGAGTCGTGCGCGGAGATCGGCTTGCGCTACGGTCGCACCGAGCAAACCATCAGCGCCTGGGTGCGCGAAGGCGTCCGGCAAATGAAAATTCATCTTGAGGACTCGCGCCCGGTCGATCCCGAAACGGTTGCAACATGA